The Henningerozyma blattae CBS 6284 chromosome 9, complete genome DNA segment gataatttaaagaagaaatcaAAAGCCAAGAATGAAGAGGATGCCTCTGCATATGTTGGTGTAGGTTCTATTGCAGCTGGTGGTCGTTATGATAATTTAGTCAATATGTTTGCTGAAGCTTCAGGTAAAAAATCTACCCAAATTCCTTGTATTGGTGTTTCCTTTGGTGTAGAAAGAATTTTCTCCTTAATTAAACAAAGAAAGGAAGCTTCTGCTGCAATTAAGCCAACTGCTACTCAAGTATTTGTTATGGCCTTTGGTGGTGGTAAAGATTGGACTGGTTATTTACCTGAAAGAATGCAAATCGCTAAAGAATTATGGAATGCAGGCATTGAAACTgaatatgtatataaatCAAAGGCAAACCCAAGAAAACAATTTGATTCTGCTGAAAAGTCAGGTTGTCCATTAGCTGTCATTTTAGGGAAGGAAGAATATCTCGAAGGTAAATTACGTGTTAAAAGATTAGGTCCTGAATTTGCTGATGATGATGGTGAAGTTATTGATGTTAAAGACTTGATTCCTGTGGTCAAAACTAAATTAGCTGAAATTCATAAAGATGGTATCAATGATGTTACTCGGTTAATTAGAGGTTTATAATTCATTCTTAATTTAAGATGAGTTATTTAGATAGGATaaatgatatatatatatacatatatataaacataCGCACATgaaatctaattttttattttcattaagtTTATATCTACAGGATTGGGaatacatacatatatcTACATAATCATCATTTGATTAATATNNNNNNNNNNNNNNNNNNNNTTTCGAcaatattctaaaaaattcttaacatattctttattttcatcacATGTCTGTTGGAGTATACGAGAGCTTGTTCTTTGTAAGATCGTTTCGATTTCCTGATTATTCTTCACCCAGAACTGAAGTTTATCCCAATCATTATATAACGATCTCTTCTCTTCCAAACAATCTCTCTCACCATAGGGATCTATTCTTAAGTTTACTTCCTCCACAGAATTATCGTCTTTAGTCGAAGATAATGAATccaattcatttttaatttgaataCTTTGTTGATGgcaataattaataatatctgTTCTAGCTTTCCAATTAGGGTATAACTCTTCTTGtacaaatttattacattTATCTTGTTTAGATATATTCAGTTTTGATCTTT contains these protein-coding regions:
- the MIX23 gene encoding Mix23p (similar to Saccharomyces cerevisiae YBL107C; ancestral locus Anc_7.443): MSDKSITVKVPQIILDSNLEFGDNDIEIKELTVTRTKCINPTLVDSFLRLLRHSSDDIIRQRINDYSKRSKLNISKQDKCNKFVQEELYPNWKARTDIINYCHQQSIQIKNELDSLSSTKDDNSVEEVNLRIDPYGERDCLEEKRSLYNDWDKLQFWVKNNQEIETILQRTSSRILQQTCDENKEYVKNFLEYCR